One Cryobacterium roopkundense genomic region harbors:
- a CDS encoding HAD-IIA family hydrolase, whose protein sequence is MARRDEIECWLTDMDGVLVHENQALPGAAELLQEWTDTGTPFLVLTNNSIYTPRDLSARLRSSGLNVPEDRIWTSALATADFMQAQLPGGTAFVIGEMGITTALHEAGFTMTETNPDFVVVGETRNYSFEAITKAIRLILGGARFIATNPDATGPSADGPMPATGAIAALITKATGMEPYIVGKPNPMMFRSAMNKIGAHSENTAMIGDRMDTDIVAGIEAGLHTILVMTGISDDAEIARYPFRPDEILAGVHELLSTDLIESDEI, encoded by the coding sequence ATGGCCCGCCGTGACGAAATCGAATGCTGGCTCACCGACATGGACGGTGTACTTGTGCACGAAAACCAGGCCCTTCCGGGCGCCGCCGAGCTGCTCCAAGAATGGACAGACACCGGCACGCCGTTCTTGGTGCTCACCAATAACTCCATTTACACGCCACGGGACCTCAGTGCACGACTGCGGTCCTCCGGCCTCAATGTTCCCGAGGACCGCATCTGGACCTCAGCCCTCGCCACCGCGGACTTCATGCAGGCGCAGTTGCCGGGCGGCACCGCTTTCGTGATCGGCGAGATGGGCATCACCACGGCCCTGCACGAGGCCGGCTTCACGATGACCGAGACGAATCCCGACTTCGTGGTCGTCGGTGAGACGCGCAACTATTCCTTCGAGGCGATCACCAAAGCCATCCGGCTGATCCTGGGTGGCGCGCGGTTCATCGCCACCAACCCAGACGCCACCGGACCCAGCGCCGACGGCCCAATGCCGGCCACCGGTGCGATCGCAGCCCTCATCACCAAGGCAACGGGCATGGAGCCCTACATCGTGGGCAAGCCCAACCCCATGATGTTTCGCTCCGCCATGAACAAAATCGGCGCGCACTCGGAGAACACAGCCATGATCGGCGACCGAATGGACACCGATATTGTTGCCGGCATCGAGGCTGGCCTCCACACCATCCTCGTCATGACGGGCATCAGCGACGACGCGGAGATCGCGCGCTACCCGTTCCGCCCGGACGAGATCCTCGCCGGGGTTCACGAACTGCTCTCGACCGACCTCATCGAGTCCGACGAGATCTAG
- a CDS encoding TrmH family RNA methyltransferase: protein MSTPADNPTNELSTYGVGPWQGEWPPEPIYDRELLERGDTRNVIDRYRYWLMEAIVADLDEHRHPFHVAIENWQHDMNIGSIVRSANAFAADTVHIIGRKRWNKRGAMVTDRYQHVMHHPDVATFVEWAAAESLPIIAIDNVPGSVIIETYSFPERCVLLFGQEGPGLSEAAVDSADAIVEISQFGSTRSLNASAAAAVTMHNWVLQHHF from the coding sequence GTGAGTACGCCAGCGGATAACCCCACCAACGAGCTTTCGACCTACGGAGTGGGACCGTGGCAGGGCGAGTGGCCCCCCGAGCCGATCTACGACCGGGAGTTGCTCGAGCGCGGCGACACGCGCAACGTGATCGACCGGTATCGCTACTGGCTCATGGAAGCGATCGTGGCCGACCTTGACGAGCATCGGCATCCGTTTCACGTTGCCATCGAGAACTGGCAGCACGACATGAACATCGGCTCGATCGTGCGCAGCGCCAACGCTTTTGCGGCCGATACCGTGCACATCATCGGTCGCAAGCGCTGGAACAAGCGCGGCGCCATGGTGACCGATCGGTACCAGCATGTGATGCATCACCCGGATGTGGCGACCTTCGTGGAGTGGGCGGCGGCCGAGAGCCTGCCGATCATCGCGATCGATAACGTGCCCGGCTCGGTGATCATCGAAACCTACAGTTTCCCCGAGCGCTGCGTGCTTCTCTTCGGGCAGGAAGGCCCCGGCCTGTCGGAGGCCGCCGTCGACTCGGCCGACGCCATCGTGGAGATCAGCCAGTTCGGTTCCACCCGATCGCTCAACGCGTCTGCGGCCGCCGCAGTCACGATGCACAACTGGGTACTGCAGCACCACTTCTGA
- a CDS encoding Nramp family divalent metal transporter has protein sequence MTKTDAPRRDRSMTPTTVASSRLLWLLGPALVAGVAYLDPGNVASNMTAGARYGYLLVWVVVAGNVMAWLIQYLSAKLGIVTGQSLPEILGVRMKRPLARRLYWIQAELVAMATDLAEIIGGAVALYLLFGLPLIVGGIITGVISMVVLMVHTRRGPKVFERVIVALMLIITVGFTVGVFLSPPDAGQILGGMVPRFEGANSVLLAASILGATIMPHAIYAHSSLARDRFPEWQGTTATRRLLWATKWDVTIAMAIAGTVNLAILLLAASALQGVDGTDTLQGAYTAIQSSLGPAVATAFAVGLLASGLASTSVGAYAGAEIMQGLLHLRIPLLLRRLVTLIPALFILGVGFDPTEALVLSQVVLSFGIPFALIPLVWLTAQRGLLGTFANRWFTTVAGALCSVALVALNVVLLVLVFTGA, from the coding sequence ATGACGAAAACCGATGCACCGCGGCGCGACAGGTCGATGACCCCCACAACAGTGGCGTCGTCGCGGCTGCTGTGGCTGCTCGGGCCTGCCCTGGTGGCCGGCGTGGCCTACCTCGACCCGGGCAATGTGGCGAGCAACATGACCGCCGGTGCCCGCTATGGCTACCTGCTCGTGTGGGTCGTGGTGGCCGGCAACGTGATGGCCTGGCTCATCCAGTACCTGTCGGCCAAACTCGGCATCGTCACGGGCCAGAGCCTGCCCGAGATCCTGGGTGTGCGCATGAAGCGCCCACTCGCCCGCCGGCTGTACTGGATCCAGGCCGAGCTCGTGGCGATGGCCACCGATCTGGCCGAGATCATCGGTGGGGCGGTGGCTCTCTACCTCCTATTCGGCCTGCCACTGATCGTCGGCGGCATAATAACCGGCGTGATCTCCATGGTCGTGCTGATGGTGCACACCCGTCGCGGCCCCAAGGTCTTCGAACGAGTGATCGTGGCACTCATGCTCATCATCACCGTGGGCTTCACCGTGGGCGTTTTCCTGTCTCCGCCGGACGCGGGGCAGATCCTCGGTGGCATGGTCCCCCGCTTCGAGGGCGCCAACTCGGTGCTGCTCGCCGCTTCCATCCTCGGCGCCACAATCATGCCGCATGCCATTTACGCCCATTCCTCTCTGGCCCGAGATCGCTTCCCCGAATGGCAGGGCACCACGGCCACCAGACGACTGCTCTGGGCGACGAAATGGGACGTGACAATTGCCATGGCGATCGCCGGCACCGTGAATCTGGCAATCCTGCTGCTCGCGGCATCCGCTCTGCAGGGTGTGGACGGCACCGACACCCTGCAGGGTGCCTACACGGCGATTCAGTCCTCACTCGGCCCGGCCGTCGCCACCGCCTTCGCCGTCGGACTTCTCGCCTCGGGACTCGCCTCCACCTCGGTGGGTGCCTACGCAGGAGCCGAGATCATGCAGGGCCTGCTCCACTTGCGAATTCCTCTGTTGCTGCGGCGGCTCGTCACTCTGATTCCCGCCCTGTTCATTCTGGGCGTGGGCTTCGACCCCACGGAGGCACTGGTGTTGAGTCAGGTCGTACTCTCGTTCGGCATTCCCTTCGCGCTCATTCCACTCGTATGGCTCACCGCGCAGCGCGGGCTGCTCGGAACCTTTGCGAACCGGTGGTTCACGACCGTGGCCGGCGCACTCTGCTCCGTGGCACTCGTGGCCCTCAACGTGGTGCTCCTCGTGCTCGTCTTTACCGGGGCCTGA
- a CDS encoding endonuclease/exonuclease/phosphatase family protein, which translates to MDSVVDVPADVATELTQLGAAVDAVVPHKTDTNLLVGSWNLRGFAGVSRTWSATPDTKPQRDWRAVASIAEIISRWDVAAIQEVRRDVAALRFLMDSLGPHWRVLTSDVTEGDAGNGERLTFLYDTTRVQPSGLVGEIVLPTGLRRATATQFARSPYAASFTRGGVEFILTTVHIIWANVSERIPEIRAFASWMRDWADRRNDWNENLLVLGDFNIDRYGNPLYNAFVETGLFPPPELNKLPRTIFDDEKSAHFYDQIAWFTTNTHPVKSLLSGLEYTNHGGSFDFPRFVYPGMPPEKLSWRISDHYPLWVEFALAS; encoded by the coding sequence ATGGATAGCGTGGTAGATGTGCCAGCGGACGTGGCAACGGAACTCACGCAGTTGGGTGCCGCGGTCGACGCTGTCGTTCCGCACAAGACCGACACCAACCTGCTCGTGGGCAGCTGGAACCTTCGGGGTTTCGCGGGCGTCTCTCGCACGTGGTCGGCCACGCCGGACACGAAACCGCAACGGGACTGGCGGGCTGTCGCGAGCATCGCGGAGATCATCTCCCGCTGGGATGTCGCGGCCATCCAGGAAGTTCGCCGCGACGTGGCCGCGCTCCGTTTTCTGATGGACAGCCTCGGACCGCACTGGCGGGTGCTCACCTCGGACGTCACCGAGGGCGACGCTGGCAATGGGGAGAGGCTGACGTTCCTGTACGACACGACCCGGGTTCAGCCCTCGGGCCTCGTGGGCGAGATCGTGCTGCCGACCGGGCTGCGGCGAGCGACCGCGACGCAATTCGCGAGGTCTCCGTACGCGGCCAGTTTCACCCGCGGTGGAGTCGAGTTCATCCTGACAACGGTGCACATCATCTGGGCCAATGTCAGTGAACGCATTCCGGAGATCCGCGCCTTCGCCAGCTGGATGCGGGACTGGGCAGACCGCCGAAATGATTGGAACGAGAACCTGCTGGTGCTCGGCGACTTCAACATCGACCGCTACGGCAACCCGCTCTACAACGCCTTCGTCGAAACCGGGCTGTTCCCGCCGCCCGAGCTGAACAAGCTGCCGCGCACCATCTTCGACGACGAAAAGTCCGCTCACTTCTACGACCAGATCGCCTGGTTCACCACGAACACCCACCCGGTGAAATCACTGCTGTCCGGGCTTGAATACACCAACCACGGCGGGTCGTTCGACTTCCCCAGGTTCGTCTACCCCGGCATGCCACCGGAGAAACTCAGCTGGCGCATCTCCGACCACTACCCGCTGTGGGTGGAGTTCGCCCTCGCCAGCTGA
- a CDS encoding MFS transporter: MTHPATSAQQLGRQTDQTRRPTADDGGQSKRKSLFSSVLGNVLEWYEWSAYAVFAPFIAAAMFNSDDPVSALLATLAVFAVGFLMRPLGGVVFGHMADRHGRKIVLVTTMLMMAGGSLAIAIMPTYGAIGAWASVLLVLVRMLQGFAHGGESATVYTYVAEIAPKKRRGLWGSVVFVAIFGGSVLAYAVAGGVTTVLSASSVAEWGWRIPFVLGGLLALAALYMRRNMEESEVFHAQKADAKQADLKQADVKQADVKTAAVKPAKRSGSQVTRAILLMIAMTSGITAAHYTWTSYASTYAITEKGMNPDTAFWVTMVAQMIALVTLPLWGMLSDRIGRRPMMIGFSVLMIAVSIPLNTMITSQGWTLLVASATALVIVAIPGALLAAVLAENFPTRVRTKAIGFAYSISVAVFGGTAPYLNALFNSMDLGWLSGAYVMVLCVCTAVACFMMKETKGIDLKDA, encoded by the coding sequence ATGACGCACCCCGCAACATCCGCTCAGCAATTGGGCCGGCAAACCGACCAGACGAGACGCCCCACGGCAGACGACGGCGGGCAGTCGAAACGAAAATCTCTCTTTTCGAGCGTTCTCGGCAACGTGCTGGAATGGTACGAATGGAGCGCGTACGCGGTCTTCGCCCCGTTCATCGCCGCAGCAATGTTCAACTCGGACGACCCCGTTTCTGCCCTGTTGGCAACCCTCGCGGTCTTCGCGGTTGGCTTCCTGATGCGGCCGCTCGGGGGCGTCGTGTTCGGGCACATGGCGGACCGTCACGGCCGCAAGATCGTGCTCGTCACGACGATGCTCATGATGGCCGGCGGTAGCCTCGCTATCGCCATCATGCCCACCTACGGAGCGATCGGCGCTTGGGCGTCGGTGCTCCTCGTGCTCGTGCGCATGCTGCAGGGGTTCGCGCACGGCGGTGAATCCGCCACGGTCTACACGTACGTGGCCGAGATCGCGCCCAAGAAGCGGCGTGGCCTCTGGGGCAGCGTCGTCTTCGTCGCCATCTTCGGCGGTTCCGTGCTCGCCTACGCCGTCGCCGGCGGCGTCACCACCGTGCTCAGCGCGAGCAGCGTTGCCGAGTGGGGATGGCGCATCCCGTTCGTGCTCGGCGGCCTGCTCGCCCTCGCCGCGCTCTACATGCGCCGCAACATGGAGGAGAGCGAGGTCTTTCACGCCCAGAAAGCGGATGCGAAGCAGGCGGACCTGAAGCAGGCGGACGTGAAGCAGGCGGACGTGAAGACAGCGGCGGTCAAGCCAGCCAAGCGATCGGGATCGCAGGTGACCCGTGCGATCCTCCTGATGATCGCGATGACCTCCGGCATCACCGCGGCGCACTACACGTGGACCTCCTATGCGTCGACCTACGCCATCACCGAGAAGGGGATGAACCCTGATACGGCCTTCTGGGTGACGATGGTCGCGCAGATGATCGCCCTCGTGACCTTGCCGCTCTGGGGCATGTTGTCCGACCGGATCGGCCGTCGCCCGATGATGATCGGGTTCTCCGTGCTGATGATCGCCGTCTCGATTCCGCTCAACACCATGATCACGAGCCAAGGCTGGACCCTGCTCGTGGCCTCTGCCACCGCCCTTGTCATCGTGGCCATTCCGGGCGCCCTACTCGCCGCGGTGTTGGCGGAGAATTTCCCCACCCGTGTGCGCACCAAGGCCATCGGCTTCGCGTATTCGATTTCAGTGGCGGTGTTCGGCGGCACGGCCCCGTACCTGAACGCGCTGTTCAATTCGATGGATCTGGGCTGGCTCTCCGGTGCCTACGTGATGGTGCTCTGCGTGTGCACCGCCGTGGCCTGCTTCATGATGAAGGAGACGAAGGGCATCGACCTGAAAGACGCCTAA
- a CDS encoding adenylosuccinate synthase, whose amino-acid sequence MPAIVLIGAQWGDEGKGKATDLLGSRVDYVVKFNGGNNAGHTVVVGDEKYALHLLPSGILSPGVTPVIANGVVVDVEVLFEELDALSERGVDVSRLKVSANAHLITAYHRTLDKVSERFLGKRQIGTTGRGIGPSYADKINRVGIRVQDLFDENILRQKVEGALDQKNHLLVKVYNRRAIEVDEIVNELLGYAERLRPMVADTALLLHQALDAGKTVLFEGGQATMLDVDHGTYPFVTSSNATSGGAVTGSGIAPNRIDRVIAVVKAYTTRVGSGPFPTELFDDSGEFLRAKGFEFGTTTGRPRRCGWYDAPIARYTSRINGVTDFVLTKLDVLTGLENIPVCVAYSVDGVRVDEVPVSQSDFHHATPLYEEFPGWTEDITHVRDFDDLPQNAKDYVLKLESISGARISAIGVGPDREAIVVRHDLID is encoded by the coding sequence ATGCCAGCGATCGTACTGATCGGCGCCCAGTGGGGCGATGAGGGCAAGGGCAAGGCCACAGACCTGCTCGGCAGCCGCGTCGACTACGTCGTCAAGTTCAACGGTGGAAACAATGCCGGGCACACCGTGGTGGTCGGCGACGAGAAGTACGCCCTGCACCTGCTGCCGTCCGGCATCCTGAGCCCCGGCGTCACGCCCGTGATCGCCAACGGTGTCGTCGTTGACGTCGAGGTGCTCTTCGAGGAACTCGACGCGCTGAGTGAACGTGGCGTCGATGTGTCCAGACTCAAGGTGAGCGCGAACGCTCACCTCATCACCGCCTACCACCGCACGCTCGACAAGGTTTCGGAGCGTTTTCTCGGCAAGCGGCAGATCGGCACGACCGGGCGTGGCATCGGGCCGTCGTATGCCGACAAGATCAACCGTGTCGGTATCCGCGTACAGGACCTGTTCGACGAGAACATTCTGCGTCAGAAGGTGGAGGGCGCCCTCGACCAGAAGAACCACCTGCTCGTGAAGGTATACAACCGGCGCGCGATCGAGGTCGACGAGATCGTGAACGAGCTGCTCGGCTACGCGGAGCGCCTGCGCCCGATGGTCGCCGACACCGCGCTGCTGCTGCATCAGGCGCTCGATGCCGGCAAGACAGTGCTCTTCGAGGGCGGCCAAGCCACCATGCTCGACGTGGACCACGGTACCTACCCTTTCGTCACATCGTCGAACGCCACGTCGGGCGGTGCTGTCACCGGTTCGGGAATCGCCCCCAACCGCATCGACCGGGTGATCGCGGTCGTCAAGGCGTACACAACCCGCGTCGGTTCAGGCCCGTTCCCCACGGAGCTCTTCGACGATTCCGGAGAGTTTCTGCGCGCCAAGGGCTTCGAATTCGGCACCACGACAGGCCGGCCCCGTCGCTGCGGCTGGTACGACGCGCCCATCGCCCGCTACACCTCGCGCATCAACGGTGTCACTGACTTCGTGCTCACCAAGCTCGACGTTCTCACCGGCCTCGAGAACATCCCGGTGTGCGTGGCCTACTCGGTCGACGGCGTGCGCGTCGACGAGGTTCCGGTGTCGCAGTCAGACTTCCACCACGCGACTCCCCTCTACGAGGAGTTCCCGGGCTGGACCGAAGACATCACTCACGTGCGCGACTTCGATGATCTGCCGCAGAACGCGAAGGACTACGTGCTGAAGCTCGAGTCCATCAGTGGCGCCCGCATCTCGGCGATCGGCGTGGGCCCCGACCGCGAGGCGATCGTGGTGCGCCACGACCTGATCGACTGA
- a CDS encoding DUF3151 domain-containing protein — translation MTGENLLDQPATLLPEESEVIAALSRTARQDIARVAWAHPTSSLAWAALADVAYADGRILESYAFARVGYHRGLDALRRAGWKGHGPVPWSHEPNRGVLRALFALRRGAEEIGETDEVTRLTVFLTDADPTAIARIEDVPAVNPGSDPAPPTEAFVIRGEN, via the coding sequence GTGACCGGCGAAAATTTGCTCGACCAGCCAGCGACCCTCCTCCCCGAAGAATCGGAGGTGATCGCGGCACTCAGCCGAACCGCAAGGCAAGACATTGCCCGCGTGGCGTGGGCGCATCCCACCTCTTCCCTCGCTTGGGCGGCGCTCGCCGACGTGGCCTACGCGGACGGACGAATCCTCGAGTCCTACGCCTTCGCCCGCGTCGGGTACCACCGCGGCCTTGACGCCCTGCGCCGGGCAGGCTGGAAGGGTCACGGCCCGGTGCCGTGGAGTCACGAGCCGAACCGCGGGGTTTTGCGCGCTCTCTTCGCGTTGCGCCGCGGCGCCGAGGAGATCGGGGAGACCGACGAGGTCACCCGTCTCACAGTCTTTCTCACGGATGCCGATCCCACCGCGATCGCGCGGATCGAGGACGTTCCGGCAGTGAACCCCGGGAGCGATCCCGCGCCCCCCACTGAAGCTTTTGTCATTCGAGGAGAGAACTAG
- a CDS encoding GNAT family N-acetyltransferase: MTAVRPPSATLRGRFVQLQPLGSAALPELHAAIAHRAVFESGYGGGLSALRTDVDGFVAWARDYFQWESLPYAVRLLGGLNDGDLVGTTTLGDLNLERESAQLGWTAYDPRVWGTAVNAETKLLLLDEAFRNGFGRIQIQADCLNVRSRAAIAGIGATFEGVLRRDRPRADGTWRDTAVYSILADEWKAVRVGLQARVDAYPRRSITYHSVPHTNNDVRR; the protein is encoded by the coding sequence GTGACCGCCGTACGCCCGCCTTCAGCCACCCTGCGAGGCCGCTTTGTGCAGCTGCAGCCCCTCGGCAGTGCCGCCCTTCCGGAACTGCACGCCGCCATCGCGCACCGCGCGGTCTTCGAGAGCGGCTACGGCGGCGGTCTGTCGGCCCTTCGAACGGATGTCGACGGTTTCGTCGCGTGGGCCCGTGACTATTTCCAGTGGGAAAGCCTGCCGTATGCGGTTCGGTTGCTCGGCGGTCTGAACGACGGCGACCTCGTGGGCACCACGACTCTCGGCGACCTCAACCTCGAGCGCGAATCCGCTCAGCTCGGCTGGACCGCCTACGACCCCAGGGTGTGGGGCACAGCCGTCAACGCCGAAACGAAGCTGCTGCTGCTCGACGAGGCCTTCCGGAACGGCTTCGGTCGTATCCAGATTCAGGCCGACTGCCTCAACGTGCGATCGCGGGCCGCGATCGCGGGCATCGGCGCGACCTTCGAGGGGGTGCTGCGCCGGGACAGGCCGCGGGCGGACGGCACCTGGCGGGACACCGCGGTGTATTCGATCCTCGCCGATGAATGGAAGGCCGTTCGGGTGGGCCTGCAGGCGCGCGTCGACGCGTACCCCCGCCGCTCGATTACCTACCACAGCGTGCCCCACACGAACAACGACGTGCGCCGGTAG
- a CDS encoding chorismate mutase gives MAVHEELPADAGQDAIDQLHSIRESIDNIDAALIHLLAERFKFTQQVGRLKAVHGLPAADPGRELEQIDRLRALAVESHLDPMFAEKFLNFVIAEVIHHHVQIATGTAATDLS, from the coding sequence ATGGCCGTACACGAGGAACTGCCCGCCGACGCGGGCCAGGACGCAATTGACCAGTTGCACAGCATTCGCGAGAGCATCGACAATATCGATGCGGCGCTCATCCACCTGCTCGCGGAACGTTTCAAGTTCACGCAGCAGGTCGGTCGTCTCAAGGCCGTGCACGGGCTGCCGGCCGCCGACCCCGGCCGTGAGCTCGAGCAGATCGACAGGCTGCGCGCCCTCGCCGTCGAGTCCCACCTCGATCCGATGTTTGCGGAGAAGTTTCTGAATTTCGTGATCGCCGAGGTCATCCACCACCACGTGCAGATCGCCACCGGAACCGCCGCGACCGACCTGTCGTGA
- a CDS encoding SDR family NAD(P)-dependent oxidoreductase — MSWNPRSLPSQVGKTFVVTGANAGLGYFTSEQLAGAGAHVILACRNEARANAALAAIRARVPAASVSFLQLDVSDLQSVRDVSETLRALPRLDGLILNAGIVHPSADRLVSLDGNELIFATNFLGHFALTAGTLMALRRTPGSRVVSLGSVISRLMDSSLDDLQLATTYNGWKAYAQSKIAMQVFGFELDRRLRANGAGMVQSLVAHPGYSISGLTPTIPSVNEITPAKRVIDGLQLLVGAQSKQQGAWPTVRAAIDPDAHGGDYFGPRFLTRGKPTRQPATRTSRDRGVAAKLWERAETLIGEPFL; from the coding sequence GTGAGCTGGAATCCGCGCAGCCTGCCCAGCCAGGTGGGCAAGACCTTCGTAGTGACCGGCGCGAACGCGGGCCTCGGGTATTTTACGAGCGAACAGCTCGCTGGCGCGGGCGCCCACGTGATCCTGGCCTGCCGCAACGAGGCGCGAGCCAACGCGGCGCTTGCGGCCATTCGAGCGCGCGTGCCCGCGGCATCCGTCTCGTTTCTGCAGCTGGACGTGTCGGACCTCCAATCGGTGCGGGACGTTTCGGAGACCCTGCGCGCGCTGCCGCGCCTCGACGGTCTCATCCTCAACGCCGGAATCGTGCACCCGTCGGCCGACCGCCTCGTGAGTCTGGACGGCAACGAACTCATCTTCGCAACGAACTTCCTCGGGCATTTTGCACTGACGGCGGGCACGCTGATGGCGCTGCGCCGCACGCCCGGCAGTCGTGTGGTGTCGCTCGGCTCGGTCATCTCACGACTGATGGACTCCTCGCTCGATGATCTGCAGCTTGCCACGACGTACAACGGGTGGAAGGCCTACGCTCAGTCGAAGATCGCCATGCAGGTGTTCGGTTTCGAACTCGATCGTCGCCTGCGCGCGAACGGGGCGGGTATGGTGCAGTCGCTCGTGGCGCACCCGGGGTATTCCATCTCCGGGTTGACGCCCACCATCCCATCTGTCAACGAGATCACCCCTGCCAAGCGAGTGATCGACGGGCTGCAGTTGCTCGTGGGCGCGCAGAGCAAACAGCAGGGTGCCTGGCCCACCGTGCGGGCGGCGATCGACCCGGATGCCCACGGCGGCGACTACTTCGGCCCTCGTTTCCTCACCCGCGGCAAACCGACCCGCCAGCCGGCCACCCGCACGTCGCGTGACCGCGGCGTGGCCGCAAAACTGTGGGAACGGGCCGAGACGCTGATCGGGGAGCCCTTCCTCTAA
- a CDS encoding DMT family transporter, with protein MSQTPSSNKTLISVQFLGMGLIWGASFLFMKIALDGVSFGQVAWSRLVLGGLTLGLIVLARRPRVNGAPVLPREPIVWLHFLVIAITGCLVPHLLFAWAEQYVSSSLASIYNAVTPIMTALMATLAFRVERLARGQVVGVAIGILGVVVIIAPWRYAALTGDLWGQFACLGAAVCYGFTFGYTRKFLSGRPIAGSTFAFLNIGLAGALMLLLTPVLAWHPVQLSWSIVLSLLALGALGTGLAYIWNINVLRAWGPTNTSMVTYVTPVVGVTLGVIVLAETFSWHEPTGAVLVLFGILLTQKRLRLSRRSRRPIVDSTPVATP; from the coding sequence GTGAGCCAAACTCCCTCCTCCAATAAGACCCTCATCAGCGTGCAGTTTCTCGGCATGGGCCTGATCTGGGGCGCGAGTTTCCTGTTTATGAAGATTGCGCTTGACGGCGTCTCCTTTGGGCAGGTGGCCTGGTCGCGGTTGGTGCTCGGCGGGCTGACACTGGGCCTGATCGTGCTGGCCCGACGCCCGCGCGTGAACGGCGCGCCGGTGTTGCCGCGCGAACCCATCGTCTGGCTGCACTTCCTGGTGATCGCGATCACCGGCTGCCTCGTGCCGCACTTGCTCTTTGCCTGGGCCGAACAGTACGTGTCGTCGAGTCTCGCGAGCATCTACAACGCGGTGACGCCCATTATGACCGCGCTCATGGCCACGCTCGCCTTCCGGGTGGAGCGGCTGGCGCGCGGCCAGGTCGTGGGAGTCGCCATCGGCATCCTCGGGGTCGTCGTGATCATTGCCCCGTGGCGCTATGCCGCGCTGACCGGCGACCTCTGGGGGCAGTTTGCGTGCCTCGGGGCGGCCGTGTGCTACGGCTTCACCTTCGGCTACACCCGCAAGTTCCTGAGCGGCCGTCCCATCGCCGGCAGCACCTTCGCTTTTCTGAACATCGGGCTCGCAGGCGCCCTGATGCTGCTCCTCACGCCCGTGCTCGCCTGGCACCCTGTGCAGCTCAGCTGGTCGATCGTGCTGAGCCTTCTGGCGCTCGGCGCGCTCGGCACCGGCCTCGCCTACATCTGGAATATCAACGTGCTGCGTGCCTGGGGACCCACGAACACCTCCATGGTGACCTACGTCACGCCGGTAGTAGGGGTCACCCTCGGTGTGATCGTGCTCGCCGAAACCTTCTCCTGGCATGAGCCGACCGGCGCGGTGCTCGTGCTGTTCGGTATCCTGCTGACGCAGAAACGACTGCGGTTGAGCCGGCGTTCCCGCCGACCGATCGTCGACAGCACGCCGGTTGCCACGCCCTGA
- a CDS encoding metal-dependent transcriptional regulator yields MKHTIRASEDYLKTIYSHTEWQNEPITPKALATRLGVSPSSVTEMVKKLALAGLITHVPYGPLSLTDAGVLRATAVVRRHRLIETWLVREMGYDWDQVHEEAEVLEHSISDRLLEAINMRLGHPACDPHGDPIPFADGTSPHPDAILLARVGIGHVGTVLRVSDRDSAVLRELAADGIGPGVEFTLLEPLTLQLTDGQTRRVTAGAGDAVWVTHNRIAAVPS; encoded by the coding sequence ATGAAGCACACCATTCGCGCCTCCGAGGACTACCTCAAGACCATCTACTCGCACACCGAGTGGCAGAACGAGCCGATCACCCCGAAAGCGCTCGCCACCCGCCTCGGCGTGTCCCCGTCGTCCGTCACCGAGATGGTGAAGAAGCTCGCCCTGGCGGGCTTGATCACGCACGTTCCCTACGGCCCGCTCTCTTTGACGGATGCCGGTGTGTTGCGTGCCACCGCAGTCGTACGTCGCCACCGGCTCATCGAAACCTGGCTTGTGAGGGAAATGGGCTACGACTGGGACCAGGTGCACGAAGAGGCCGAGGTGCTCGAGCACTCCATCTCCGACCGTCTGCTTGAGGCGATCAACATGCGCCTGGGCCATCCGGCGTGCGACCCGCACGGCGACCCGATTCCCTTCGCCGATGGCACCTCGCCACACCCTGACGCGATTCTGCTGGCCCGGGTTGGCATCGGACACGTGGGCACGGTTCTCCGGGTGAGCGACCGCGACTCGGCTGTGCTGCGCGAGCTCGCGGCAGACGGGATCGGGCCGGGGGTTGAATTCACCCTGCTCGAGCCGCTTACCCTGCAATTAACGGATGGCCAGACCCGCCGGGTGACGGCGGGGGCGGGAGACGCGGTCTGGGTTACGCATAACCGCATTGCCGCAGTGCCCAGCTAG